The region CAAATTGTATATCATACATAAACAATAATAAATTAGGTAAAAAATGATTAAATTTTAGGTTAATATTGATCTGTCCTTCTGCTCTGTCAATCACATGGGGCACAGTTATGGTAAAATTTCTCATCGCGCGAACAGTTAGCGGATAGATGATGAGAATGAGTAAAATTAGGCTGATAATGAGTGCCATCATAAACGAGCTCCACAATAAAAGTGGTAATAATTTTAGTAAAAGAGAAAAGACAAAGAGTATCACGGCGATAAACATAAAGATAACGCCGTGTAGAGATCGTAAAGAAATTTTTCTATAGCGAGACATTAGTGTCGTAAAATCTCCCGCCAATTAGCCGAATAGATATCTAATATAATTTTACTTAAATCACTCTGTGCATGTTGCGCCTTCATTCGGTGGGGCAGTGCGATCGGAAGAATCTCTTTAATATCTTCATCAATCACAAATGCGCGATGCTTGAGAAGAGCAAGTGCTTTTGCCGCATGAATTAATTGTATTGCAGCGCGTGGCGAAGGCCCCAGTAAGATCTCTTCATGTTTTCGACAGTCATGCATGATTTTTGCCACTAACTGCAAAATTCCATCACTACATTCAATCGTATGGACGGCTTGTTTAATGGCTCGAATTTCTGTGATGTCCATACTCTGCACCTCTTTTTCTAAATAAGATTTAGTTAAGGCTATTTGTAGAAGCACCTTCTCGTCCTCTAAAGAGGGATAACCCATGGTGAGTTTAAAGAGAAATCGATCTAATTCTGCGATGGGTAATGGATAGGAGGCATCTGTATCAACAGGATTTTGCGTGGCAATCACAAAAAAAATATCAGAAAGTTGATGCGTTTGGTTGCTAATTGTTACTTGTCGTTCTGCCATGGCTTCTAGTAGCGCACTTTGTGTACGCGGATTTGCCCGATTCAGTTCATCGGCTAATATAATATCTGCAAAAATAGGCCCTTGTTCAAAACGAAAAGATTGATTTTTTGCATCATAAAATTCGACACCAGTAATATCATAGGGCAAGAGATCGGGAGTGCATTGAATGCGTGAAATTTTCGCCCCACTAATCGTATGTCCCAAAGCTTTCGCTGTAGTCGTTTTCCCCAGTCCTGGCACGTCTTCGATGAGTACATGCCCACCTGCGAAAAATCCCACCAAGAGATAATCGATAAATTGAGATTTACCAATGATAACATTATTCATCTCTTGTTTAAGATGGTCGATTTTATTGTATATATCTTGCATTTTTATTAAACAAATCCTTTAGATCGTTTGAATTAACGTAGTTATTTCTTGGTTAACCCCACTTTTTATCCTTACATATAAAGTTGCTCCAGCAATTGCCGGCTCTCGATGTCTAAGACTAAGATACTCTTGTTCTGCTGACCAAAGTTTAGCATCTTCTATTTGATAGCGAGCAAAATATTCATCAGCACCTTCCCAAAAAAATTCAATCACCAGCGGTAATATTCGTGTCATATCATCTTGCTGTCGATAGATTTTTACATCAATATTTACAATCTCTCCAGTGAAATATGTACTTATATTATAGGGATTTAATTGCTCTGATAGTGTGCTGGATGGCTGTAGCAGTTTTTGATAAAAATGAACCCCAAAACCAATTACGACAATGAAGGTGAGATTGAGAAACACCAATTTTCTCGAACGTTTGCGTAAGGTAAGCAGAGAAGGGCGCTCTCGATTATGGTAATAGCCATCTTTTGGCGTATAATGATAATAATTACTCTCACCAATGCCACGTGTTTCTCTATTTTTATGCATTAAGATACCTCTCCTTTAAAGTATTGATCCGTGCGCCACCAAGAGAATTGTGCAAAGCGATTTTCTATGCTCATGACCCCAACTAAGCCATTAGTGGCTAAAAATAATTGACTATGGAGCGTCGGGAAATCAGAAATAGGTAATAATAAATTAAATTCTTGTGTTAATTCAAGATTATTTAATCCACCTTTCGGGCTGTAAAGAAGAATTTTATAGACACTATTCATAAAATCAAATGCATAAAAATAAATATTCCCTTCTCGGTCATTCCCCAAAATCGAGTAGGGGAAGGTCTGATTCAATGGCTCTATCTTTATCTTATCTAAAATAATTTGATCGACCACATGATAAAGGATAATCGTATTGGTTGAGGTCAAAAAATCACTGGTATTGATATAAAGAATATCAGGATTAAGCGGAGAGGGGTGAATTTCATTAATATACACCGATGAATCCTCGCTGGAGAAGAGGCTTTCGGTAATGGGGTCGGCAATATACGCGACTTCACCCTGACTAGAAAATCGATTAATAAACCAGCTCTCTTCGTCCCGACTAATGATAGTCGCCTCATCTTTTAGAGAAAAATGAATGCTTCGCACGAAAGGAAACGGTTCGCCAGAAACCCCATTTTCTCCCAAAAAATATTGATAATTCCCTTTATCGCTAAAGACTTTAATAATACGCCGATGAGCACCTCGCGCGTTATATTTCTCTTGGGTGAGCGTTCGATCCACCACATAAATTCGACCAGATGCATCAACATTAATTAACTCAATTTGAGAAAAGTTGTGCTGAACCGTCCCTTCTGGAATGATCTTTTGCAAAGGAATATTGAGTGAAGGTGTATAAATTAAGGATAAAATATCACCATTATTAGAGAATTTCATAATTTTACCAAGATTACTATTATAGACGTAAAAAAATCCATCCTGTATCACAAATCCAGAACTCGAGGTAAGTCGTATCTGATTACGATCGAAAAAATCCATTTCATCCTCAAAAACACCCAGTTGAAGCTGAAACAAATCCTGTCTATCCAGCGTATATTCCTTTACTTTACAGCTTAACAAAAATATCCCGCTCAGTAATAATAGCCGTAATCGTTTACTCACCTGCCATCTCCGTTAGCATTTTTCTTACAGGTACCGCAAGATCAATGTTCATCTCTTTAAGCAACGCTAAAATATCCACATTGATAGCTTGACCTTGCTCCACATAGACATTATAGCTTAAATCTAGTTGTCGATACACAATTTTAATGGAAAATCCTGTAGATAGAATATCTTCAAAAAAAATCATCGGTGGAGAATCTGGATCGGTGAGTGTGGGATATTTTTCCGCAAAAAGCTTCTTCAGTGCCTCAATGAAGCGAAGAATTTTTTCGGGAGGCGTATCCAGCGAAAGAAGCAAGATGATATCACGTCGTAAATTGGGTCGGCTGGTAACATTATTGATCGCGACATTTGCAATGACCTGATTGGGTACGGTCGTGAGTTGACCATTAAGGAGTCGAACACGGGTGCTACGAAAACCTATTGTTTCGACAACACCGTCAATTTGATCAATTTGCACGCGTTCGCCAATTTTGAACGGCTTATCGAACATAATCGTAAAGCCTCCGAAAATATTCTTAAGGAGATCTTGACTCGCCAACGCGATTGCCGCGCCACCAATTCCTAATCCTGCGATAATCGCGGAGAGCGACTCTTTGCTAAATATTGGTAAAATAGAAGCTAAAACAAGGACAATTAAGAGTGCCCGTAAAGAGAGCGAAATCCCTTGCGCAGCGGTAATATCCAGTGTAGAGGGCGTTTTGCACAGTGGCGAGACCATATAGGCATATAAGAGCTTAATCATGTGATGCAAAAAGAGCGCCCAAGAGAAAATAATCAATATTTTTTGCGTCGTGCCTAAATAAAAGAGAAACGTTGCCGGCAGAGCGAAGTGTTGCATTAAAAGGAGTAGCGCATAACTTATCGAGAGTAATCGCAATGGCCATCCTATACCCTTATAGATATAATCAATAACGAGGAGCTCAGCAC is a window of Entomospira culicis DNA encoding:
- a CDS encoding AAA family ATPase; translation: MQDIYNKIDHLKQEMNNVIIGKSQFIDYLLVGFFAGGHVLIEDVPGLGKTTTAKALGHTISGAKISRIQCTPDLLPYDITGVEFYDAKNQSFRFEQGPIFADIILADELNRANPRTQSALLEAMAERQVTISNQTHQLSDIFFVIATQNPVDTDASYPLPIAELDRFLFKLTMGYPSLEDEKVLLQIALTKSYLEKEVQSMDITEIRAIKQAVHTIECSDGILQLVAKIMHDCRKHEEILLGPSPRAAIQLIHAAKALALLKHRAFVIDEDIKEILPIALPHRMKAQHAQSDLSKIILDIYSANWREILRH
- a CDS encoding LIC_12708 family protein; this translates as MSKRLRLLLLSGIFLLSCKVKEYTLDRQDLFQLQLGVFEDEMDFFDRNQIRLTSSSGFVIQDGFFYVYNSNLGKIMKFSNNGDILSLIYTPSLNIPLQKIIPEGTVQHNFSQIELINVDASGRIYVVDRTLTQEKYNARGAHRRIIKVFSDKGNYQYFLGENGVSGEPFPFVRSIHFSLKDEATIISRDEESWFINRFSSQGEVAYIADPITESLFSSEDSSVYINEIHPSPLNPDILYINTSDFLTSTNTIILYHVVDQIILDKIKIEPLNQTFPYSILGNDREGNIYFYAFDFMNSVYKILLYSPKGGLNNLELTQEFNLLLPISDFPTLHSQLFLATNGLVGVMSIENRFAQFSWWRTDQYFKGEVS
- a CDS encoding mechanosensitive ion channel family protein; the protein is MNDLKSTFAPWSHIFPNNNTPSSEQLLQSSPYFIGFFLGLMLLSLWVALTRRPLLALSKEKMNRYLKYLRYTFFFTYLLTAILLILIVFMNTKIVILGLMLLSVLLGFHLSILFDKIAKETPPQSAELLVIDYIYKGIGWPLRLLSISYALLLLMQHFALPATFLFYLGTTQKILIIFSWALFLHHMIKLLYAYMVSPLCKTPSTLDITAAQGISLSLRALLIVLVLASILPIFSKESLSAIIAGLGIGGAAIALASQDLLKNIFGGFTIMFDKPFKIGERVQIDQIDGVVETIGFRSTRVRLLNGQLTTVPNQVIANVAINNVTSRPNLRRDIILLLSLDTPPEKILRFIEALKKLFAEKYPTLTDPDSPPMIFFEDILSTGFSIKIVYRQLDLSYNVYVEQGQAINVDILALLKEMNIDLAVPVRKMLTEMAGE